In Scatophagus argus isolate fScaArg1 chromosome 7, fScaArg1.pri, whole genome shotgun sequence, a genomic segment contains:
- the reln gene encoding reelin isoform X5 produces the protein MVTISTSVSFDGLLVTGLYTSTPVQSAPIPAPAAFGFGVMPERQFGGTQFVCSVVASHVSHQPSSSFSFVWIAPPPGTGCVNFLATATHRGQIIFKDALAQQLCEQGAPTESPLRPNLVELHGKHAVLRDDFDSNLHGELDSSIWSECSNCEVGEQCGVLMHGRALTFCEPFGERELITVPLNTSTASVLQFALGSGSCRFSYSDPSITVSYSLSGNANTSDDWITLEKIRAPTNSSTVVHLLPLPHHSKADSVRLRWTQEAPQGPEGYESCWGLDNVLVVNAAHRAPLMEDNLDPPDTANWLFFPGATVKHACQSEGNALYFHGGEGAGQSFASTRDIDLHREEGRSYWEEDFESSPPNWDIEGAAFGTQCGEIESGSALVFEKEGRRRVCTPYLDTTSYGNLRFYFTMGGGDCDPGESHEHDVIIFGRSEGRRERVVLDTLPYSSYRTPAVVSVALPTELQTAVTQFCLEQRSHGGANRHVWAVDFMQLLPVLPGTHTHVAQFSINLGCGSYQPANSVSLEFSTNQGRSWSLLHTECLPELCAGPHLPHSTIYSSDNYSGWTRISIPLPNAALTETTRFRWKQSGTGMGSMWAIDNVYIGPACLRFCSGRGHCSRTGCKCDPGFSGPACELASQTFPAFLSEGFSSPRLSSYHSFSSLRGAEVSFGCGVLASGKALVFNRDSRRHLVTAPLDSSQARYLQFTLRLGSRSTLSSCPAPDQPGEGVLLHYSSDNGITWTLLQHYAYQGFHEPRIVSVELPSGARKFGVQFRWWQPYHSGRGHDVWALDEISMTSVLFNTISLDFSNVLDVTQSLGFYLGHVQPYCQHDWTLSFSGEPSPGSSIRYVETQSMQIGASYSLQFSLVMGCGREPSPHIDTQVRLEFSTNHGLTWHLVKEACLPGMPSCSEFTAPSVYHPSEFKDWRRITLSLPQKTWSSATRFRWIQNYYGEQDEWALDDIYIGQQCPNMCHGHGWCDHGHCRCDDGFSGTDCQPSSPLSSSVLSDFESQDALLATWQEVIGGEVVTPDLGCGVVSSGSSLYFSKAGLRQLVSWDLDTEWAEFVQFYLRVGGDWAECNQADSREEGVLLQYSNDGGISWGLIAEMYFTDFTKPRFVHYELPLASKTPSTRFRWWQPLHSGEGYDQWAIDDVIILSEREKHIIPMANPTLPQNFYEKPAFDYPLNQMSVWLMLGNEGMERESNNSFCAPTPSAMVFGRSDGDRVAVTRDLALRHGYTLQFKLNIGCESEFSAAAPVLLQYSHDAGRTWALVREGCYPGTPGAGVCEGSGRELREPTVYNTGDYEQWTRVTVVIPRNVAASKTRFRWFQESSVYRDAPPFALDGVYISEPCPNHCGGHGDCISGVCFCDMGYTVEQDSCVPSVASPTELTEGFEGKLSPLWQSLSGGQIGGGCGIIGEGKALYFSSPGRREARTVPLDTTNTRLVQFYIRIGSKSLGPTCTRPRSRNEGVLVQFSTNNGVQWQFLRELDFSSFLEPQVVTIELPPAAKTPYTVFRWWQPQQGKHSAQWALDDVLIGMNDSSRTGFHDKFDGTTPLRHNWYRIQGGEVTVDCLSLDTALTFNSEAIDKKPRYAESWDFEVSGSSFLQFELSMGCSKSTSFSHGVRLEYSTDCGHHWSLITPECVPPAIGCAGYTQSSIYTSTQYKHWRRVTVYLPSAANSPRTRFRWIQTHFTPGAEGWALDNVLLAPGCPWMCSGHGLCDNGRCVCDKGYGGAHCVPLAPLPSVLREDFNENLQQETWPEVYGAERGTLSGEPLKSGTALIFKGDGMRMIVSRDLDCTNTLYIQFSFKFITKGVPERSHSVLLQYSVNGGISWLMLDEFYFPASTDTLFLHLPLPASAQTNATRFRLWQPYNSGKKEEVWVIDDLIIDGSSLHNPPVVIDSFEEGPNESNWLFFPGGNTGLYCPYQKTGLEEDESAMVFVSSELGEHSITTRDIDVNENTIIQFEINVGCTAESSSVHPVRLEFSRDFGATWHLLVPLCAGVPQPSSLCSTELHPASIYFPGTTQGWRREVIHFGKLRLCGSVRFRWYQGFFSTGSAPPTWALDNVYIGPQCQDMCNGHGACVGGTHCVCDPGYSGSDCSMSDTPNPDFLKEDFEGGAVDAERFRLLSGGKPSRKCGIMSSGNHLFFSEDGLRMLVTNDMDLSNARFVQFFLRLGCGKAAPDPRSQPVLLQFSVDGGLTWGLLQEFLFSNSSNQARLVALEIPLRARTPSTRIRWWQPSENGHFYSPWVIDQVVIGGSASGWGPLEDDFSSIDGRSWLLHPGGTRMPVCGSDGPAFAFIEKSNTRYAVTTDISLGQDAFIQFDFSASCSVTNSCYSVELEYSLDLGLTWQPVVRDCLPTSPDCSSYTLQRLLVSDIYNKWGRVTLPIPSYARSPATRFRWFQQAPFDKQQTWALDNLYIGDGCPDMCSGHGRCQQSSCVCDPEWGGEYCDEPVVPLPSQLKDSFSRAPSLSHWHILTGGKLSTVCGAVASGAALHFSGSCSRQLVTVDLNLTNAEFIQFYFMYGCMIPPSNRNQGVLLEYSLNGGINWHLLTEIFYDLYTKPGFVNVLLPPAARQEGVRVRWWQPQHEGADHSDWALDNVLIAGSDPRAQISDTFGGVALPNHERAPADGTSGRIGQMSEQEETPIVSDHWLFSEDCSVQRFCSSPDGVMVCGNNDGREVYAVTHDIIPDKGWVMQFKIAVGCSVPERHADRQVHVQYSVDFGVTWKYLVPQCLPADPRCGGQVSQPSVFFPSEGWKRVVYPLPDSLADTAVRFRFYQQHSDIQWGVENFYIGPACDSHCGGHGDCLDQRCLCDPGFTGPNCYASTALKASLKERFDWEGTAGPQWQVLEGGRPCTDCGVLVEGTALYFGGADARQAVTADLDLRGAKFVEYWARIGSEDNMTLCHRPTCRKEGVLLDYSTDGGVTWTLLHEMDYLKYVSVRRDYIVLPEGALTNATRLRWWQPFTISSGLATPSLERAQWAIDNILVGGSDINPSTLLDTFDDEGVSHEESWSFYPNAVRTAGFCGNPSFHLYWPNKNQDRTHNILATRELIVQPGYILQFKIVVGCEADTCEDHHSVLLQYRKDARSDSWQLVQSECLPSSVNNVGCSPFQFHESTIYSPVNSSTWTMVTVQLPDHVSSGATQFRWIQKEGTGERQSWGVDHVYIGEACPGLCSGRGYCTSGVVCICDEGHHGDDCSLSSSDLPSSIKDNFESGSVSQESWQLIQGGGVGSGCGQLSPHAHGDSLYFNGCKMRQAVTKPLDLTRARYSKIMFVLQIGSVAQTDSCNIALDQADTVDRAVLLQYSVNNGVSWHVIAQHQPKDFIKAQRVSYNIPLEARVKGVMLRWWQPRHDGAGHDQWALDHVEVVLTRKQNYMMNFARQTGARHYYSRKRRALLQRA, from the exons TGCTTGTGGTCAATGCTGCACACAGAGCCCCCCTCATGGAGGACAACTTGGATCCTCCTGACACTGCCAACTGGCTCTTCTTCCCTGGAGCCACCGTTAAG CACGCCTGTCAGTCTGAGGGCAATGCCCTGTATTTCCACGGTGGTGAGGGAGCTGGCCAGAGCTTTGCGTCCACCAGAGATATCGACCTGCATCGTGAGGAGGGAAGGAGCTACTGGGAGGAGGACTTTGAAAGCTCACCGCCCAA CTGGGACATAGAGGGAGCTGCCTTTGGGACGCAGTGCGGAGAGATCGAGTCCGGCTCAGCTCTAGTGTTTGAGAAGGAGGGTCGGAGGAGAGTGTGCACCCCCTACCTCGATACGACGTCTTATGGAAACCTTCGCTTCTACTTTACCATGG GTGGTGGTGACTGTGATCCCGGAGAGTCCCATGAGCACGACGTGATCATTTTTGGAAGGTCTGAAGGCAGGAGGGAACGTGTGGTGCTCGACACCCTTCCATACTCTTCTTACAGG ACTCCTGCAGTCGTATCTGTAGCGCTGCCCACTGAGCTACAAACAGCAGTCACCCAGTTCTGCCTGGAGCAGCGGTCACATGGAGGTGCCAACCGCCATGTGTGGGCCGTGGACTTCATGCAGCTGCTTCCCGTGCTGCCTGGCACCCACACACATGTCGCTCAGTTCTCTATCAACCTGGGCTGTGGCTCCTACCAACCTGCCAACAG CGTGAGTCTGGAGTTCTCCACCAATCAAGGTCGCTCCTGGTCTCTGCTTCACACCGAGTGCCTGCCAGAGCTCTGTGCTGGACCCCATCTACCTCACAGCACCATCTACTCCTCTGACAACTACAGCGG GTGGACCAGAATCTCGATCCCTCTGCCCAATGCAGCCCTGACAGAGACAACACGGTTCCGCTGGAAACAGTCTGGCACTGGAATGGGAAGCATGTGGGCCATAGACAATG TGTATATTGGTCCTGCCTGTCTCCGATTCTGCTCTGGGAGAGGACATTGCTCTCGCACAGGCTGCAA ATGTGACCCGGGTTTCAGTGGTCCAGCCTGTGAGCTCGCCTCCCAGACCTTCCCGGCTTTCCTGTCGGAGGGTTTCTCCAGCCCACGGCTCTCCTCCTACCACAGTTTCTCCTCACTTCGTGGGGCTGAAGTCAGCTTCGGCTGTGGGGTGCTGGCCAGCGGCAAGGCCTTGGTCTTCAACAGGGACAGCAGGAGACACTTGGTTACCGCCCCACTAGACAGTTCCCAGGCCAG GTACCTGCAATTTACACTTCGCTTGGGCAGTCGCAGCACCCTGAGCTCATGTCCTGCGCCAGACCAGCCAGGAGAGGGTGTCCTGCTGCATTACTCCTCAGACAACGGCATCACCTGGACGCTGCTGCAGCACTACGCGTACCAAGGCTTCCACGAGCCAAG GATTGTGTCAGTTGAACTTCCTTCGGGGGCTCGTAAGTTTGGCGTGCAGTTTCGGTGGTGGCAGCCATACCATTCAGGCCGTGGTCATGATGTGTGGGCCCTGGATGAGATCAGTATGACCTCTGTGCTCTTCAACACCATAAGTCTTGACTTCAGCAATGTGCTGGATGTCACCCAGAGTCTTGGTTTCTATCTTGGCCATGTCCAGCCCTACTGCCAGCATGACTGGACCCTCAG TTTCTCTGGTGAGCCCAGCCCTGGTTCCAGTATCCGCTATGTGGAAACTCAGTCAATGCAGATCGGAGCCTCCTACAGTCTACAGTTTTCATTGGTCATGGGCTGTGGGCGCGAGCCCTCCCCTCACATTGACACACAGGTCCGCCTGGAGTTCTCCACCAATCATGGTCTCACCTGGCACCTGGTCAAAGAG GCCTGTCTGCCTGGCATGCCAAGTTGCTCTGAGTTTACAGCTCCAAGTGTCTACCACCCATCAGAGTTCAAAGACTGGAGACGCatcactctgtctctgcctcagaAGACTTG GTCCAGTGCCACCCGTTTCCGCTGGATCCAGAACTACTATGGAGAGCAGGACGAGTGGGCCCTGGATGACATCTACATCGGCCAGCAGTGTCCTAACATGTGCCATGGACATGGTTGGTGTGACCATGGCCACTGCAG GTGTGATGATGGTTTCTCTGGAACAGACTGCCAGCCCTCCTCCCCCCTGTCCTCCAGTGTGCTCTCTGACTTTGAATCCCAGGATGCACTGCTGGCCACTTGGCAGGAGGTGATTGGTGGAGAGGTGGTCACCCCCGACCTGGGCTGTGGGGTGGTCTCATCTGGATCGTCCCTGTACTTCAGCAAG GCTGGGCTGAGGCAGCTGGTGAGCTGGGACCTGGACACAGAGTGGGCAGAGTTTGTGCAGTTCTACCTGCGGGTGGGAGGAGACTGGGCAGAGTGTAACCAGGCcgacagcagagaggaaggagtgCTGCTGCAGTACAGCAACGACGGAGGCATCAGCTGGGGCCTCATCGCTGAGATGTACTTCACGGACTTCACTAAGCCTCG CTTCGTCCACTATGAGCTTCCCTTGGCCTCTAAGACACCTTCCACAAGGTTTCGCTGGTGGCAGCCTCTTCACTCTGGGGAGGGCTACGACCAGTGGGCAATTGATGATGTCATAATTTtgtcagagagggagaaacacatCATCCCCATGGCCAATCCAACTCTACCACAG AATTTTTACGAGAAACCAGCATTTGACTACCCTCTGAACCAGATGAGTGTCTGGCTCATGCTGGGTAATGAAGGCATGGAGAGGGAAAGCAACAACAGCTTCTGTGCCCCAACGCCCTCTGCCATGGTGTTTGGACGCTCCGATGGGGATCGAGTGGCCGTCACGAGGGACCTGGCCCTCCGCCATGGGTACACCCTTCAGTTTAAG CTGAACATAGGCTGTGAGTCAGAgttcagtgctgctgctccagtCCTTCTGCAGTACTCCCATGATGCCGGTCGAACCTGGGCCCTGGTGAGAGAGGGCTGTTACCCGGGAACTCCAGGGGCGGGTGTCTGTGAGGGCAGCGGTCGTGAGCTTAGAGAGCCCACTGTCTACAACACTGGAGACTATGAACAGTGGACCAGGGTCACTGTGGTCATACCACGCAATGTTGCTGCCAG TAAAACCAGGTTCCGTTGGTTCCAAGAGAGCAGCGTGTACAGAGATGCTCCACCTTTTGCTTTGGATGGAGTCTACATCTCTGAACCCTGTCCAAACCACTGTGGGGGTCATGGAGATTGCATCTCTGGAGTCTGCTTCTGTGATATGGGATATACAG TGGAGCAGGACAGTTGTGTTCCATCTGTAGCCAGTCCCACTGAACTGACTGAGGGCTTTGAAGGCAAGTTAAGCCCACTCTGGCAGAGCCTAAGTGGGGGACAAATTGGAGGCGGTTGTGGCATAATTGGTGAGGGAAAAGCTCTTTACTTCAGTAGCCCTGGGAGGAGAGAAGCACGCACAGTCCCTCTGGACACCACCAACACacg GTTGGTCCAGTTCTACATCCGAATTGGCAGCAAGAGTTTGGGGCCCACTTGCACCAGGCCTCGATCCCGCAATGAAG GTGTTCTTGTTCAGTTTTCTACCAACAATGGTGTCCAGTGGCAGTTCCTGAGAGAGCTGGACTTTAGCTCCTTCCTGGAACCCCAAGTGGTGACCATTGAGCTGCCACCTGCAGCCAAAACCCCATACACAGTATTTCGGTGGTGGCAGCCACAGCAAG GGAAACACTCTGCCCAGTGGGCGTTAGATGATGTCTTGATTGGTATGAACGACAGCTCCAGAACAGGTTTCCATGACAAGTTTGATGGCACAACCCCACTGAGGCACAACTGGTATCGCATTCAGGGTGGAGAGGTGACTGTAGACTGTTTGTCTCTGGACACAGCACTTACCTTCAACTCTGAAGCCATTGACA agaagCCAAGATATGCAGAGAGCTGGGACTTTGAGGTGTCAGGCTCATCTTTCCTGCAGTTTGAACTGAGTATGGGCTGTAGTAAGTCCACTTCCTTCTCCCATGGTGTGCGACTGGAGTACTCCACCGACTGCGGTCATCACTGGTCTCTCATCACCCCAGAGTGTGTGCCCCCAGCCATCGGCTGCGCTGGTTATACTCAGAGTTCCATCTACACCTCAACCCAATACAAACACTGGAGGAGGGTCACAGTCTACCTGCCCAGTGCTGCTAa TTCCCCCAGAACTCGGTTCCGTTGGATCCAGACCCACTTCACCCCAGGCGCAGAAGGTTGGGCCCTGGATAATGTGTTACTTGCCCCTGGCTGCCCCTGGATGTGCTCAGGTCATGGACTGTGTGACAATGGACGCTGTGT GTGTGACAAGGGTTATGGAGGGGCACACTGTGTGCCTTTGGCCCCCCTGCCGTCTGTGCTGAGAGAGGACTTTAATGAGAACCTGCAGCAGGAGACCTGGCCTGAGGTGTACGGAGCAGAGAGGGGAACTCTGAGTGGAGAACCTCTTAAATCTGGCACTGCCCTTATCTTTAAAGGG gaTGGCATGCGAATGATAGTGTCACGGGATCTGGACTGCACCAACACTCTCTACATCCAGTTTTCCTTCAAGTTCATCACTAAAG GTGTCCCAGAGCGTTCCcattcagtgctgctgcagtacTCTGTGAACGGAGGAATCAGCTGGctgatgttggatgagtttTACTTCCCAGCTTCCACTGACACTCTGTTCCTCCACCTGCCGCTGCCAGCCAGTGCTCAGACCAACGCTACTCGCTTCAGACTTTGGCAGCCTTACAACAGTG GTaagaaggaggaggtgtgggTAATAGATGATCTCATCATTGATGGCAGCTCCCTGCACAACCCACCAGTGGTGATAGACAGCTTTGAGGAGGGCCCCAATGAGTCCAACTGGCTGTTCTTTCCCGGGGGAAACACTGGCCTCTACTGCCCCTACCAGAAGACTGGACT GGAGGAGGATGAGTCAGCCATGGTGTTTGTCTCCAGCGAGCTTGGAGAGCACTCTATTACCACCAGGGACATTGACGTAAATGAGAACACTATCATCCAGTTTgag ATCAATGTGGGGTGCACAGCTGAGAGCTCCTCAGTTCACCCAGTGCGTCTTGAGTTCTCAAGGGACTTTGGTGCCACGTGGCACCTTTTGGTGCCCTTGTGTGCTGGTGTACCCCAACCCTCCTCACTGTGCTCCACAGAACTCCACCCTGCCAGCATTTATTTCCCTGGGACAACTCAGGGTTGGAGGAGGGAAGTCATCCACTTTGGCAAGCTTCGCCTCTGCGG GTCAGTGAGGTTCCGTTGGTATCAGGGTTTCTTTTCAACGGGTTCTGCCCCACCAACATGGGCATTAGACAATGTCTACATTGGCCCACAGTGTCAGGACATGTGCAATGGTCACGGGGCTTGTGTGGGTGGCACCCACTGTGTTTGTGACCCTGGATATTCTGGATCTGACTGCTCCATGTCTGACACTCCAAACCCAGACTTCCTCAAAGAGGACTTTGAAG gGGGTGCTGTGGATGCGGAGCGTTTCAGACTCCTAAGTGGTGGTAAACCATCCAGGAAGTGTGGTATCATGTCAAGTGGGAACCACCTGTTTTTCAGCGAGGACGGCCTCCGCATGTTGGTCACGAATGACATGGATCTGTCAAACGCCAG GTTTGTTCAGTTCTTCCTACGTCTTGGCTGTGGTAAGGCGGCTCCAGATCCTCGCTCTCAACCAGTTTTGCTGCAGTTCTCTGTGGATGGAGGTCTCACCTGGGGCCTCCTCCAGGAATTTCTCttcagcaacagcagtaatCAGGCTCGCCTTGTGGCCCTGGAGATCCCATTGCGTGCCCGCACGCCATCCACTCGCATCCGCTGGTGGCAGCCCTCTGAGAACGGACACTTTTATAGTCCGTGGGTCATTGATCAG GTGGTTATAGGTGGCAGTGCCAGTGGCTGGGGACCTTTGGAAGATGACTTCTCCTCAATCGATGGGCGCTCATGGCTCCTCCACCCTGGAGGAACCCGAATGCCTGTTTGTGGTTCTGACGGGCCAGCATTTGCATTCATAGAGAAGTCAAACACTCGCTATGCTGTTACCACTGACATCAGTTTGGGTCAAGATGCCTTCATCCAGTTTGACTTTTCTGCTTCTTGCTCTGTCACCAACTCCTGCTATT cCGTAGAGTTGGAGTATTCTTTGGACCTTGGTCTGACTTGGCAACCTGTTGTCAGAGACTGTTTGCCTACAAGTCCCGACTGTTCTTCCTACACCTTGCAGAGGCTGCTGGTTTCTGACATTTACAACAAGTGGGGCCGTGTTACCCTGCCTATCCCATCATATGCCAG GTCTCCAGCCACAAGGTTCCGTTGGTTCCAGCAGGCTCCTTTTGACAAACAGCAGACTTGGGCTCTGGATAATCTCTACATTGGAGATGGCTGCCCAGATATGTGCTCTGGACACGGACGCTGCCAACAGAGCTCTTGCGT GTGTGACCCAGAGTGGGGTGGAGAGTACTGTGACGAGCCTGTGGTCCCTCTGCCCTCCCAGCTGAAGGACAGCTTCAGTCGAGCTCCCTCGCTAAGCCACTGGCACATCCTCACCGGTGGGAAGCTCAGCACTGTGTGTGGAGCTGTGGCCTCTGGAGCTGCTCTACACTTCAGTGGG AGTTGCAGCCGTCAGCTGGTGACAGTTGACTTGAATCTGACCAACGCAGAGTTCATCCAGTTCTACTTCATGTACGGCTGCATGATCCCACCCAGCAATCGTAACCAGGGTGTGCTTCTGGAGTACAGTTTGAATGGAGGAATCAACTGGCACCTGCTGACGGAGATCTTCTATGATCTGTACACCAAGCCTGG GTTTGTGAATGTGCTGCTGCCCCCCGCTGCACGTCAGGAAGGAGTGCGTGTCCGCTGGTGGCAGCCCCAACACGAGGGAGCAGACCACAGCGACTGGGCTCTGGATAACGTCCTCATCGCAGGCTCAGATCCACGAGCGCAGATATCTGACACATTTGGAGGGGTGGCACTGCCCAATCATGAGAGGGCTCCTGCTGATGGGACCTCAGGAAGGATAGGGCAAATGAGCGAGCAGGAGGAAACACCTATAG TGAGCGATCATTGGTTGTTCTCAGAGGACTGCTCAGTGCAGCGTTTCTGCAGCTCTCCTGATGGAGTGATGGTGTGTGGCAATAATGATGGGAGAGAGGTGTACGCTGTCACTCATGATATTATTCCTGACAAGGGCTGGGTCATGCAGTTCAAG ATTGCAGTAGGCTGCAGTGTGCCAGAGCGTCACGCAGATCGGCAAGTTCATGTTCAGTATTCAGTGGACTTTGGAGTGACCTGGAAGTACCTTGTGCCCCAGTGCCTGCCAGCAGACCCCCGCTGCGGAGGTCAGGTCTCCCAGCCGTCAGTCTTCTTCCCTTCTGAAGGCTGGAAGAGGGTGGTCTATCCCCTCCCTGACAGCCTGGCTGACAC TGCCGTGCGGTTCAGGTTTTACCAGCAGCACTCAGACATTCAGTGGGGTGTGGAGAACTTTTACATCGGGCCGGCATGCGACTCTCACTGTGGAGGACATGGAGATTGTCTGGATCAGCGCTGTCTCTGTGACCCAGGATTCACCGGACCAAACTGTTATGCCAGCACTGCTCTGAAG GCATCTCTCAAGGAGCGGTTTGACTGGGAGGGGACGGCAGGCCCTCAGTGGCAGGTGCTGGAAGGCGGCAGACCCTGTACAGACTGTGGTGTGTTGGTAGAGGGGACAGCCCTGTACTTTGGAGGGGCTGACGCCAGACAGGCTGTCACTGCTGATCTGGACCTCCGTGGAGCAAA GTTTGTGGAGTATTGGGCCAGGATTGGAAGTGAAGACAACATGACCTTGTGCCACCGTCCAACTTGTCGTAAAGAGGGAGTGCTGCTGGATTACTCTACTGATGGAG GTGTGACCTGGACACTGCTGCATGAGATGGACTATCTGAAGTATGTGTCAGTGCGGAGAGATTATATCGTCCTACCAGAGGGAGCTCTGACCAATGCTACTCGTCTGCGCTGGTGGCAACCGTTTACGATTTCCTCTGGCCTTGCAACGCCCAGCCTGGAAAGAGCCCAGTGGGCCATAGACAACATTTTGGTGGGAGGTTCAGACATCAACCCATCCACTCTGCTTGACACTTTTGATGATG AGGGCGTCTCTCATGAGGAAAGCTGGAGCTTCTACCCTAATGCTGTGCGCACAGCTGGCTTCTGTGGAAACCCCTCATTCCACCTGTACTGGCCAAACAAGAACCAAGACAGGACACACAACATCTTAGCTACCCGAGAACTGATAGTGCAGCCTGGATATATTCTACAGTTTAAG ATTGTTGTTGGCTGTGAGGCAGATACCTGTGAAGACCATCATTCTGTCCTGCTGCAGTACAGGAAGGATGCAAG GTCTGACTCTTGGCAGCTGGTACAGTCAGAGTGCCTCCCCTCCTCAGTCAACAACGTGGGCTGCTCTCCCTTCCAGTTCCACGAGTCTACAATCTACAGTCCGGTCAACAGCTCAACGTGGACCATGGTCACCGTCCAGCTGCCGGACCACGTCTCCTCAGG GGCTACCCAATTCCGCTGGATCCAAAAGGAGGGGACGGGAGAGCGGCAGAGCTGGGGAGTGGACCATGTTTACATTGGCGAGGCCTGCCCGGGGCTCTGCAGCGGCCGTGGCTACTGTACAAGTGGAGTGGTCTGCATCTGTGATGAGGGACACCATG GGGACGACTGCTCCCTCTCCAGCAGTGACCTGCCCAGCTCCATCAAGGACAACTTTGAGTCAGGCAGTGTGTCTCAGGAGAGCTGGCAGTTGATCCAGGGTGGCGGAGTGGGCAGCGGCTGTGGGCAGCTGTCACCGCATGCCCATGGAGACTCACTCTACTTCAATGGCTGTAAGATGAGGCAGGCAGTTACCAAACCGCTGGACCTCACTAGAGCCAGGTACAG TAAGAtcatgtttgtgctgcagaTCGGCAGCgtggcacagacagacagttgtAACATAGCTCTGGATCAGGCTGACACAGTTGACCGGGCCGTGCTGCTGCAATACAGCGTCAACAATGGCGTCAGCTGGCACGTAATCGCCCAACACCAGCCCAAAGACTTCATAAAGGCCCAGAGAGTCTCCTACAACATTCCACT CGAGGCGAGGGTTAAAGGAGTGATGCTGCGGTGGTGGCAACCACGCCATGATGGCGCAGGACATGACCAGTGGGCGTTGGACCATGTGGAAGTAGTTCT CACCCGTAAACAAAACTACATGATGAACTTTGCCAGACAGACCGGCGCACGTCACTACTACAGCCGCAAGAGGCGGGCACTGCTACAGCGTGCCTGA